Proteins from a single region of Apium graveolens cultivar Ventura chromosome 7, ASM990537v1, whole genome shotgun sequence:
- the LOC141671164 gene encoding lysine-specific demethylase JMJ28-like isoform X2, with the protein MAKTEPLPEHLRCNRTDGRKWRCNRPVLENKKLCEIHHLQGRHRQHKEKVPESLKIERKPNKPLNQELRVNKKKAQKRKRLSGVDQDNDGSLKKIKMSRGDLKLDLIREFLKNEVVKRKERVSQESNDPSQSLEKLRNVGGFSGKGGLKACSLEERRYGDENFEGVEPILSTAVETLHSLREAPLLTGGKRLKCHWCYRSSYHTLIKCTSCHKQFFCEDCIKARYFDKQEIRTACPVCLGTCSCRTCLTNQSNDGEEKDYFNDDTKLVHYLIHALLPIIKKVNLDQIIELDIESRIKGKRLYELHIPQIKVGYRELPACNKCKASVVDFHRSCARCSYNMCLTCCWEFREGQSSGGINDNKITCLNGRRDDSSDDELLLKRRSNTSRKSSCKTSIASPTIQRKLNVDGDENIPCPNHGFGGCENNLDLRSVFPFGWMNELQTNVEEIIDSYVLPETPDYGPHCSLCRQTDHRVNRIRLLQEAARRNDSSDNFLYYPTVQDLRIENLEHFQKHWGKGHPVILRNLIKSTSKLSWDPFIMFYHFLGLKNSYHQHDTRKSETCLDWCEVEICNKKTFMGSLNGHPNANICRETVKFRGWLSSQLFREHFPGHHAEILDSLPLKEYINPECGILNLALKLPNEMPMPNLGPCIYITYGGPEELSQANFLTRLSYDSYDVVNILAHATDVPINIEELDRLRALLKRHKEQDYRRSKDATGQPLDNQVEVTSMINREDMEEMTRKISLYSEDTEESVSQDVTPENLNVLDEVFMHSTDSDRGCAQTLIDLNIPVASEPDAGYDSEATVSATTQAHENYENESFVHDNVESSSNDDNQSASACGAQWDIFRRQDVPKLLEYLRRYSKELTHAYGSPKDVIHPILDQSFFLDAFHIMRLKEEFNIEPWTFKQNIGEAVMIPAGCPYQVRKLKSCVNVALEFISPENARECIRLAEELRLLPQGHKAKVKIPEVENMTIYGIKAAIKEIKQSYTPRSIKHG; encoded by the exons ATGGCCAAAACAGAGCCCTTGCCGGAGCATCTCCGGTGCAACCGAACCGACGGCCGGAAATGGCGGTGCAATCGTCCAGTACTGGAGAACAAGAAGCTGTGTGAGATTCATCATCTTCAAGGTCGTCATAGACAACACAAAGAGAAAGTCCCAGAGTCTTTGAAAATTGAAAGAAAGCCAAACAAGCCCTTAAATCAAGAACTCAGGGTTAATAAAAAAAAGGCTCAAAAGAGGAAAAGATTAAGTGGGGTTGATCAAGATAACGATGGGTCTTTGAAAAAGATTAAGATGAGTAGAGGTGATTTGAAATTGGATTTGATTAGGGAGTTTTTGAAAAATGAAGTTGTGAAGAGAAAAGAGAGAGTAAGTCAAGAAAGCAATGACCCGTCTCAGTCGTTGGAGAAATTGCGTAATGTGGGTGGTTTTAGTGGTAAAGGAGGGCTAAAGGCTTGTTCTTTGGAGGAAAGGCGATATGGGGACGAGAATTTTGAGGGCGTTGAGCCGATTTTAAGTACTGCTGTGGAG ACCTTGCATAGTTTGCGTGAAGCACCGTTGTTGACTGGAGGGAAAAGATTGAAATGTCATTGGTGTTATAGAAGTAGTTATCATACCTTGATTAAGTGTACAAGTTGCCACAAGCAATTCTTTTGTGAAGATTGTATTAAAGCAAG GTATTTTGACAAGCAGGAAATTAGGACGGCATGTCCAGTTTGCCTTGGTACTTGCAGTTGCAGGACTTGCTTAACAAATCAATCTAATGACGGGGAAGAAAAG GATTATTTTAATGATGATACTAAGCTTGTCCATTATCTCATCCATGCGCTTCTTCCTATAATTAAAAAAGTGAACCTTGACCAGATCATTGAGTTGGATATAGAATCTAGAATTAAAG GAAAGAGACTTTATGAATTGCATATACCGCAAATCAAAGTTGGCTACAGGGAGTTACCTGCTTG CAATAAGTGCAAAGCTTCAGTCGTTGATTTTCATAGAAGCTGTGCAAGATGTTCATATAATATGTGTTTAACTTGCTGCTGGGAGTTTCGAGAAGGACAGTCTAGTGGAGGTATCAATGACAACAAAATTACTTGTTTAAATGGGAGGAGAGATGATTCGTCAGATGATGAACTCCTTCTAAAAAGGAGGTCTAACACTTCAAGGAAAAGTTCTTGCAAAACTTCAATAGCTTCTCCAACTATACAACGAAAGCTGAATGTCGATGGAGACGAAAATATTCCTTGCCCAAACCATGGTTTTGGTGGTTGTGAAAACAACCTTGACTTAAGAAGTGTGTTCCCGTTTGGCTGGATGAATGAGTTGCAAACAAATgtagaagaaataattgatagCTATGTCCTTCCAGAGACTCCAGATTATGGGCCACACTGCTCACTCTGTAGACAGACAGATCATAGAGTAAACAGAATCAGACTGTTGCAAGAAGCAGCTAGGAGAAACGATTCAAGTGATAACTTCCTATATTATCCCACAGTCCAGGATCTTCGTATTGAAAATCTGGAACACTTTCAGAAGCATTGGGGTAAAGGTCATCCTGTTATACTTCGCAATCTAATAAAAAGTACCTCAAAGTTGAGCTGGGATCCATTTATCATGTTCTACCATTTTCTAGGACTCAAGAATTCTTATCATCAGCATGACACAAGAAAATCGGAAACTTGTTTGGATTGGTGTGAG GTTGAAATTTGTAATAAGAAGACATTTATGGGGTCTTTAAATGGACATCCTAATGCAAATATATGCCGGGAGACGGTGAAATTTCGAGGCTGGCTGTCTTCTCAATTATTTCGAGAACATTTTCCAGGCCATCATGCTGAGATATTAGATTCTTTACCACTTAAAGAGTACATAAATCCAGAGTGTGGTATTCTAAACCTAGCTTTGAAGTTGCCTAATGAAATGCCAATGCCAAACCTAGGTCCTTGCATCTACATAACATATGGTGGACCGGAGGAGCTTTCACAAGCTAATTTTCTGACAAGGCTATCCTATGACTCTTACGATGTG GTTAATATTCTTGCACATGCAACAGATGTGCCAATAAATATTGAAGAGCTTGATAGACTTAGAGCTTTGTTAAAAAGGCACAAGGAACAAGATTATAGGAGGTCTAAAGATGCTACTGGTCAGCCTTTGGATAATCAAGTTGAGGTGACATCAATGATAAACAGAGAGGACATGGAAGAGATGACAAGAAAAATATCATTATATAGTGAAGACACTGAAGAATCTGTCTCCCAGGATGTAACGCCAGAAAATCTAAACGTATTAGATGAAGTTTTTATGCACTCTACTGATTCAGATAGAGGTTGTGCACAAACTCTAATAGACCTGAATATACCAGTGGCAAGTGAACCAGATGCTGGATATGATTCGGAAGCCACAGTCTCTGCAACCACTCAAGCACATGAGAACTATGAAAATGAGAGTTTCGTTCATGATAATGTAGAAAGCTCAAGTAACGATGACAATCAATCAGCAAGTGCTTGTGGTGCTCAGTGGGATATTTTCCGCCGACAGGATGTACCAAAGCTCCTAGAATACCTCAGACGGTACTCTAAAGAGTTGACTCATGCATATGGTTCTCCAAAGGAT GTCATTCATCCAATCCTTGATCAGAGTTTCTTTCTAGATGCATTTCACATAATGCGATTGAAGGAGGAGTTCA ATATCGAACCATGGACATTTAAGCAAAACATTGGGGAAGCAGTCATGATTCCAGCTGGATGTCCCTATCAAGTTAGAAAACTTAAG TCATGTGTTAACGTAGCTTTGGAATTCATATCACCTGAAAATGCTCGCGAGTGTATCAGACTGGCTGAAGAACTCCGTCTACTTCCTCAAGGTCATAAAGCTAAAGTAAAAATTCCAGAG GTAGAAAACATGACCATCTATGGTATCAAGGCAGCAATTAAGGAAATTAAGCAATCTTACACACCTAGA AGTATCAAGCATGGATGA
- the LOC141671164 gene encoding lysine-specific demethylase JMJ28-like isoform X1, which produces MAKTEPLPEHLRCNRTDGRKWRCNRPVLENKKLCEIHHLQGRHRQHKEKVPESLKIERKPNKPLNQELRVNKKKAQKRKRLSGVDQDNDGSLKKIKMSRGDLKLDLIREFLKNEVVKRKERVSQESNDPSQSLEKLRNVGGFSGKGGLKACSLEERRYGDENFEGVEPILSTAVETLHSLREAPLLTGGKRLKCHWCYRSSYHTLIKCTSCHKQFFCEDCIKARYFDKQEIRTACPVCLGTCSCRTCLTNQSNDGEEKDYFNDDTKLVHYLIHALLPIIKKVNLDQIIELDIESRIKGKRLYELHIPQIKVGYRELPACNKCKASVVDFHRSCARCSYNMCLTCCWEFREGQSSGGINDNKITCLNGRRDDSSDDELLLKRRSNTSRKSSCKTSIASPTIQRKLNVDGDENIPCPNHGFGGCENNLDLRSVFPFGWMNELQTNVEEIIDSYVLPETPDYGPHCSLCRQTDHRVNRIRLLQEAARRNDSSDNFLYYPTVQDLRIENLEHFQKHWGKGHPVILRNLIKSTSKLSWDPFIMFYHFLGLKNSYHQHDTRKSETCLDWCEVEICNKKTFMGSLNGHPNANICRETVKFRGWLSSQLFREHFPGHHAEILDSLPLKEYINPECGILNLALKLPNEMPMPNLGPCIYITYGGPEELSQANFLTRLSYDSYDVVNILAHATDVPINIEELDRLRALLKRHKEQDYRRSKDATGQPLDNQVEVTSMINREDMEEMTRKISLYSEDTEESVSQDVTPENLNVLDEVFMHSTDSDRGCAQTLIDLNIPVASEPDAGYDSEATVSATTQAHENYENESFVHDNVESSSNDDNQSASACGAQWDIFRRQDVPKLLEYLRRYSKELTHAYGSPKDVIHPILDQSFFLDAFHIMRLKEEFNIEPWTFKQNIGEAVMIPAGCPYQVRKLKSCVNVALEFISPENARECIRLAEELRLLPQGHKAKVKIPEVENMTIYGIKAAIKEIKQSYTPRVVSILLRGY; this is translated from the exons ATGGCCAAAACAGAGCCCTTGCCGGAGCATCTCCGGTGCAACCGAACCGACGGCCGGAAATGGCGGTGCAATCGTCCAGTACTGGAGAACAAGAAGCTGTGTGAGATTCATCATCTTCAAGGTCGTCATAGACAACACAAAGAGAAAGTCCCAGAGTCTTTGAAAATTGAAAGAAAGCCAAACAAGCCCTTAAATCAAGAACTCAGGGTTAATAAAAAAAAGGCTCAAAAGAGGAAAAGATTAAGTGGGGTTGATCAAGATAACGATGGGTCTTTGAAAAAGATTAAGATGAGTAGAGGTGATTTGAAATTGGATTTGATTAGGGAGTTTTTGAAAAATGAAGTTGTGAAGAGAAAAGAGAGAGTAAGTCAAGAAAGCAATGACCCGTCTCAGTCGTTGGAGAAATTGCGTAATGTGGGTGGTTTTAGTGGTAAAGGAGGGCTAAAGGCTTGTTCTTTGGAGGAAAGGCGATATGGGGACGAGAATTTTGAGGGCGTTGAGCCGATTTTAAGTACTGCTGTGGAG ACCTTGCATAGTTTGCGTGAAGCACCGTTGTTGACTGGAGGGAAAAGATTGAAATGTCATTGGTGTTATAGAAGTAGTTATCATACCTTGATTAAGTGTACAAGTTGCCACAAGCAATTCTTTTGTGAAGATTGTATTAAAGCAAG GTATTTTGACAAGCAGGAAATTAGGACGGCATGTCCAGTTTGCCTTGGTACTTGCAGTTGCAGGACTTGCTTAACAAATCAATCTAATGACGGGGAAGAAAAG GATTATTTTAATGATGATACTAAGCTTGTCCATTATCTCATCCATGCGCTTCTTCCTATAATTAAAAAAGTGAACCTTGACCAGATCATTGAGTTGGATATAGAATCTAGAATTAAAG GAAAGAGACTTTATGAATTGCATATACCGCAAATCAAAGTTGGCTACAGGGAGTTACCTGCTTG CAATAAGTGCAAAGCTTCAGTCGTTGATTTTCATAGAAGCTGTGCAAGATGTTCATATAATATGTGTTTAACTTGCTGCTGGGAGTTTCGAGAAGGACAGTCTAGTGGAGGTATCAATGACAACAAAATTACTTGTTTAAATGGGAGGAGAGATGATTCGTCAGATGATGAACTCCTTCTAAAAAGGAGGTCTAACACTTCAAGGAAAAGTTCTTGCAAAACTTCAATAGCTTCTCCAACTATACAACGAAAGCTGAATGTCGATGGAGACGAAAATATTCCTTGCCCAAACCATGGTTTTGGTGGTTGTGAAAACAACCTTGACTTAAGAAGTGTGTTCCCGTTTGGCTGGATGAATGAGTTGCAAACAAATgtagaagaaataattgatagCTATGTCCTTCCAGAGACTCCAGATTATGGGCCACACTGCTCACTCTGTAGACAGACAGATCATAGAGTAAACAGAATCAGACTGTTGCAAGAAGCAGCTAGGAGAAACGATTCAAGTGATAACTTCCTATATTATCCCACAGTCCAGGATCTTCGTATTGAAAATCTGGAACACTTTCAGAAGCATTGGGGTAAAGGTCATCCTGTTATACTTCGCAATCTAATAAAAAGTACCTCAAAGTTGAGCTGGGATCCATTTATCATGTTCTACCATTTTCTAGGACTCAAGAATTCTTATCATCAGCATGACACAAGAAAATCGGAAACTTGTTTGGATTGGTGTGAG GTTGAAATTTGTAATAAGAAGACATTTATGGGGTCTTTAAATGGACATCCTAATGCAAATATATGCCGGGAGACGGTGAAATTTCGAGGCTGGCTGTCTTCTCAATTATTTCGAGAACATTTTCCAGGCCATCATGCTGAGATATTAGATTCTTTACCACTTAAAGAGTACATAAATCCAGAGTGTGGTATTCTAAACCTAGCTTTGAAGTTGCCTAATGAAATGCCAATGCCAAACCTAGGTCCTTGCATCTACATAACATATGGTGGACCGGAGGAGCTTTCACAAGCTAATTTTCTGACAAGGCTATCCTATGACTCTTACGATGTG GTTAATATTCTTGCACATGCAACAGATGTGCCAATAAATATTGAAGAGCTTGATAGACTTAGAGCTTTGTTAAAAAGGCACAAGGAACAAGATTATAGGAGGTCTAAAGATGCTACTGGTCAGCCTTTGGATAATCAAGTTGAGGTGACATCAATGATAAACAGAGAGGACATGGAAGAGATGACAAGAAAAATATCATTATATAGTGAAGACACTGAAGAATCTGTCTCCCAGGATGTAACGCCAGAAAATCTAAACGTATTAGATGAAGTTTTTATGCACTCTACTGATTCAGATAGAGGTTGTGCACAAACTCTAATAGACCTGAATATACCAGTGGCAAGTGAACCAGATGCTGGATATGATTCGGAAGCCACAGTCTCTGCAACCACTCAAGCACATGAGAACTATGAAAATGAGAGTTTCGTTCATGATAATGTAGAAAGCTCAAGTAACGATGACAATCAATCAGCAAGTGCTTGTGGTGCTCAGTGGGATATTTTCCGCCGACAGGATGTACCAAAGCTCCTAGAATACCTCAGACGGTACTCTAAAGAGTTGACTCATGCATATGGTTCTCCAAAGGAT GTCATTCATCCAATCCTTGATCAGAGTTTCTTTCTAGATGCATTTCACATAATGCGATTGAAGGAGGAGTTCA ATATCGAACCATGGACATTTAAGCAAAACATTGGGGAAGCAGTCATGATTCCAGCTGGATGTCCCTATCAAGTTAGAAAACTTAAG TCATGTGTTAACGTAGCTTTGGAATTCATATCACCTGAAAATGCTCGCGAGTGTATCAGACTGGCTGAAGAACTCCGTCTACTTCCTCAAGGTCATAAAGCTAAAGTAAAAATTCCAGAG GTAGAAAACATGACCATCTATGGTATCAAGGCAGCAATTAAGGAAATTAAGCAATCTTACACACCTAGA GTAGTTTCCATTTTATTACGAGGATATTGA
- the LOC141671164 gene encoding lysine-specific demethylase JMJ28-like isoform X3 codes for MAKTEPLPEHLRCNRTDGRKWRCNRPVLENKKLCEIHHLQGRHRQHKEKVPESLKIERKPNKPLNQELRVNKKKAQKRKRLSGVDQDNDGSLKKIKMSRGDLKLDLIREFLKNEVVKRKERVSQESNDPSQSLEKLRNVGGFSGKGGLKACSLEERRYGDENFEGVEPILSTAVETLHSLREAPLLTGGKRLKCHWCYRSSYHTLIKCTSCHKQFFCEDCIKARYFDKQEIRTACPVCLGTCSCRTCLTNQSNDGEEKDYFNDDTKLVHYLIHALLPIIKKVNLDQIIELDIESRIKGKRLYELHIPQIKVGYRELPACNKCKASVVDFHRSCARCSYNMCLTCCWEFREGQSSGGINDNKITCLNGRRDDSSDDELLLKRRSNTSRKSSCKTSIASPTIQRKLNVDGDENIPCPNHGFGGCENNLDLRSVFPFGWMNELQTNVEEIIDSYVLPETPDYGPHCSLCRQTDHRVNRIRLLQEAARRNDSSDNFLYYPTVQDLRIENLEHFQKHWGKGHPVILRNLIKSTSKLSWDPFIMFYHFLGLKNSYHQHDTRKSETCLDWCEVEICNKKTFMGSLNGHPNANICRETVKFRGWLSSQLFREHFPGHHAEILDSLPLKEYINPECGILNLALKLPNEMPMPNLGPCIYITYGGPEELSQANFLTRLSYDSYDVVNILAHATDVPINIEELDRLRALLKRHKEQDYRRSKDATGQPLDNQVEVTSMINREDMEEMTRKISLYSEDTEESVSQDVTPENLNVLDEVFMHSTDSDRGCAQTLIDLNIPVASEPDAGYDSEATVSATTQAHENYENESFVHDNVESSSNDDNQSASACGAQWDIFRRQDVPKLLEYLRRYSKELTHAYGSPKDVIHPILDQSFFLDAFHIMRLKEEFNIEPWTFKQNIGEAVMIPAGCPYQVRKLKSCVNVALEFISPENARECIRLAEELRLLPQGHKAKVKIPEVENMTIYGIKAAIKEIKQSYTPRFRKV; via the exons ATGGCCAAAACAGAGCCCTTGCCGGAGCATCTCCGGTGCAACCGAACCGACGGCCGGAAATGGCGGTGCAATCGTCCAGTACTGGAGAACAAGAAGCTGTGTGAGATTCATCATCTTCAAGGTCGTCATAGACAACACAAAGAGAAAGTCCCAGAGTCTTTGAAAATTGAAAGAAAGCCAAACAAGCCCTTAAATCAAGAACTCAGGGTTAATAAAAAAAAGGCTCAAAAGAGGAAAAGATTAAGTGGGGTTGATCAAGATAACGATGGGTCTTTGAAAAAGATTAAGATGAGTAGAGGTGATTTGAAATTGGATTTGATTAGGGAGTTTTTGAAAAATGAAGTTGTGAAGAGAAAAGAGAGAGTAAGTCAAGAAAGCAATGACCCGTCTCAGTCGTTGGAGAAATTGCGTAATGTGGGTGGTTTTAGTGGTAAAGGAGGGCTAAAGGCTTGTTCTTTGGAGGAAAGGCGATATGGGGACGAGAATTTTGAGGGCGTTGAGCCGATTTTAAGTACTGCTGTGGAG ACCTTGCATAGTTTGCGTGAAGCACCGTTGTTGACTGGAGGGAAAAGATTGAAATGTCATTGGTGTTATAGAAGTAGTTATCATACCTTGATTAAGTGTACAAGTTGCCACAAGCAATTCTTTTGTGAAGATTGTATTAAAGCAAG GTATTTTGACAAGCAGGAAATTAGGACGGCATGTCCAGTTTGCCTTGGTACTTGCAGTTGCAGGACTTGCTTAACAAATCAATCTAATGACGGGGAAGAAAAG GATTATTTTAATGATGATACTAAGCTTGTCCATTATCTCATCCATGCGCTTCTTCCTATAATTAAAAAAGTGAACCTTGACCAGATCATTGAGTTGGATATAGAATCTAGAATTAAAG GAAAGAGACTTTATGAATTGCATATACCGCAAATCAAAGTTGGCTACAGGGAGTTACCTGCTTG CAATAAGTGCAAAGCTTCAGTCGTTGATTTTCATAGAAGCTGTGCAAGATGTTCATATAATATGTGTTTAACTTGCTGCTGGGAGTTTCGAGAAGGACAGTCTAGTGGAGGTATCAATGACAACAAAATTACTTGTTTAAATGGGAGGAGAGATGATTCGTCAGATGATGAACTCCTTCTAAAAAGGAGGTCTAACACTTCAAGGAAAAGTTCTTGCAAAACTTCAATAGCTTCTCCAACTATACAACGAAAGCTGAATGTCGATGGAGACGAAAATATTCCTTGCCCAAACCATGGTTTTGGTGGTTGTGAAAACAACCTTGACTTAAGAAGTGTGTTCCCGTTTGGCTGGATGAATGAGTTGCAAACAAATgtagaagaaataattgatagCTATGTCCTTCCAGAGACTCCAGATTATGGGCCACACTGCTCACTCTGTAGACAGACAGATCATAGAGTAAACAGAATCAGACTGTTGCAAGAAGCAGCTAGGAGAAACGATTCAAGTGATAACTTCCTATATTATCCCACAGTCCAGGATCTTCGTATTGAAAATCTGGAACACTTTCAGAAGCATTGGGGTAAAGGTCATCCTGTTATACTTCGCAATCTAATAAAAAGTACCTCAAAGTTGAGCTGGGATCCATTTATCATGTTCTACCATTTTCTAGGACTCAAGAATTCTTATCATCAGCATGACACAAGAAAATCGGAAACTTGTTTGGATTGGTGTGAG GTTGAAATTTGTAATAAGAAGACATTTATGGGGTCTTTAAATGGACATCCTAATGCAAATATATGCCGGGAGACGGTGAAATTTCGAGGCTGGCTGTCTTCTCAATTATTTCGAGAACATTTTCCAGGCCATCATGCTGAGATATTAGATTCTTTACCACTTAAAGAGTACATAAATCCAGAGTGTGGTATTCTAAACCTAGCTTTGAAGTTGCCTAATGAAATGCCAATGCCAAACCTAGGTCCTTGCATCTACATAACATATGGTGGACCGGAGGAGCTTTCACAAGCTAATTTTCTGACAAGGCTATCCTATGACTCTTACGATGTG GTTAATATTCTTGCACATGCAACAGATGTGCCAATAAATATTGAAGAGCTTGATAGACTTAGAGCTTTGTTAAAAAGGCACAAGGAACAAGATTATAGGAGGTCTAAAGATGCTACTGGTCAGCCTTTGGATAATCAAGTTGAGGTGACATCAATGATAAACAGAGAGGACATGGAAGAGATGACAAGAAAAATATCATTATATAGTGAAGACACTGAAGAATCTGTCTCCCAGGATGTAACGCCAGAAAATCTAAACGTATTAGATGAAGTTTTTATGCACTCTACTGATTCAGATAGAGGTTGTGCACAAACTCTAATAGACCTGAATATACCAGTGGCAAGTGAACCAGATGCTGGATATGATTCGGAAGCCACAGTCTCTGCAACCACTCAAGCACATGAGAACTATGAAAATGAGAGTTTCGTTCATGATAATGTAGAAAGCTCAAGTAACGATGACAATCAATCAGCAAGTGCTTGTGGTGCTCAGTGGGATATTTTCCGCCGACAGGATGTACCAAAGCTCCTAGAATACCTCAGACGGTACTCTAAAGAGTTGACTCATGCATATGGTTCTCCAAAGGAT GTCATTCATCCAATCCTTGATCAGAGTTTCTTTCTAGATGCATTTCACATAATGCGATTGAAGGAGGAGTTCA ATATCGAACCATGGACATTTAAGCAAAACATTGGGGAAGCAGTCATGATTCCAGCTGGATGTCCCTATCAAGTTAGAAAACTTAAG TCATGTGTTAACGTAGCTTTGGAATTCATATCACCTGAAAATGCTCGCGAGTGTATCAGACTGGCTGAAGAACTCCGTCTACTTCCTCAAGGTCATAAAGCTAAAGTAAAAATTCCAGAG GTAGAAAACATGACCATCTATGGTATCAAGGCAGCAATTAAGGAAATTAAGCAATCTTACACACCTAGA TTTCGCAAAGTCTAG
- the LOC141673523 gene encoding uncharacterized protein LOC141673523, whose product MHRSESSGRMLKWTVELGQFEVDYKPRTAIKGQALADFVLEFPPHQEVEPGALVVIPSTEEVGLERQNSAPWWSLYVDGASNGDGAGAGIELISPEAHKIRHATHLAFHATNNDAEYEALINGLKLALEMKVENLNVFSDSMIVVYQINGGYQAKGPRTELYLKCAQRIIARFNEVRLELIPRGQNEGADELAKLGSRRESTLLGTVPLDIQRQPSVPEHEVGSLSNELGPTWMTSILAYIREGSLPDEKNEARRIKYKAACYVIYDEILYRRGFSVPLLKCIHGEECNYILRERPSP is encoded by the exons ATGCATAGATCAGAGTCTTCTGGTCGAATGTTGAAGTGGACGGTTGAGCTCGGCCAATtcgaggtggattataagccaagGACTGCGATCAAAGGCCAAGCCCTGGCCGATTTTGTGCTAGAATTTCCCCCACATCAAGAAGTAGAGCCGGGAGCCCTTGTTGTTATACCTAGCACAGAAGAAGTTGGACTGGAGAGACAAAATAGTGCCCCATGGTGGAGCCTATATGTGGATGGTGCCTCTAACGGTGATGGAGCAGGAGCTGGAATCGAGCTAATCAGCCCAGAGGCTCACAAAATCAGACATGCGACCCATCTGGCCTTTCAtgcaaccaacaatgatgctgagtatgaggccCTGATCAACGGTCTCAAGCTAGCTTTGGAAATGAAGGTCGAGAATTTGAATGTGTTTAGTGACTCCATGATTGTGGTCTATCAGATAAATGGGGGGTATCAAGCTAAGGGGCCGAGAACAGAGCTTTACCTGAAGTGCGCACAGAGGATAATCGCAAGATTCAACGAGGTGAGGCTGGAACTAATCCCGCGTGGGCAGAATGAAGGCGCGGACGAGCTAGCTAAGCTCGGCTCACGCCGTGAGAGCACTTTACTAGGGACTGTGCCCCTTGATATACAGAGGCAACCTAGTGTGCCCGAGCACGAGGTGGGCAGCCTCAGTAATGAGCTCGGCCCCACATGGATGACATCTATTCTAGCATACATAAGAGAAGGTTCACTTCCGGACGAAAAGAACGAGGCAAGGAGGATAAAATACAAAGCAGCCTGCTATGTGATATACGACGAGATTCTATACAGAAGAGGGTTCAGTGTTCCTCTTCTCAAATGCATACATGGGGAGGAATGCAACTACATCCTAAGGGAA aggcCGAGCCCCTAG